Part of the Pseudomonas sp. P8_241 genome is shown below.
CTGCGGACTGAACAGGCTGGTTTCCGACAACCGTTTTTCACCACGGGCGCTGCGCAGGTCGTTGATCAGCGGTAGCACTACCAGCGGTAGATCGCGGCGCGCGCCTTGCACCCGATCCAGATAAATCGGCAGTTGCCCCAAAGCCTGCATCAACAGGTGCAATGCCTCGTCACGATGGCTGACGCGATTGTCCCGCAAGGCCAGGGCCAGTTGCTCCATCTCTTCGGCGAGCAAGGCCGCGCCGTAGAACTCGACCATCTGCAAACTGCCGTGAACCTGATGGATGCATGAAAGGCTTGCATCCAGCACGTGCGTCGCCTGCGGGTCATCGAGCACGGTTTCGATCGCGCGATGAGCCTGCTTCAGCGTTTCGGCAATCTCGCCTTTGACCCACTCGAGGGCCACATAGTCGTGCCGATCACCCATAACCACTCCAATCACAATTCAGTTACCCATGGGCGGTTCAAGCTTTGTCCACAACCTGCGCCTTGGCAGCGGGCAAGGTGAAACCGGACACCGACCGGCGTAACTGGCTGGCCATTTTCGCCAGGTTACCGATGCTCTCGGCGGTGGCGGAGGAACCAGACGACGTTTGTGTAGTGATCTGCTGGATCACGTTCATCGTCAGGGAAATCTGCCCGGCCGAGGATGTCTGCTGCTGTGCCGCATTGGAAATGCTCTGGATCAGCGCCGCCAGGGTCTTGGAGACACCTTCGATTTCTTCAAGGGCCACCCCGGCATCCTGCGCCAGACGCGCGCCGCGCACCACCTCGGTAGTGGTCTGTTCCATGGAGATGACCGCTTCGTTGGTGTCGGTCTGGATCGCCCGCACCAGGGTTTCGATCTGCCGGGTTGCGGCCGATGAACGCTCGGCCAGGCGCTGCACTTCATCGGCGACCACGGCAAAACCGCGCCCCGCATCACCCGCCATGGAAGCCTGAATAGCGGCATTAAGCGCAAGTATGTTGGTTTGATCGGCGATGTCATCGATCAGGCTGACAATGTCGCCGATTTCCTGTGAGGACTCACCCAGTCGCTTGATCCGCTTGGCCGTGTCCTGGATCTGTTCACGAATGTTATCCATGCCGTGGATGGTGTTGTGCACCACCTCGTTACCCTTGTTGGCGATTTCCACGGAGCGCTCCGCCACCGCCGAGGATTCAGCGGCGTTGGCCGACACCTGGTCGATGGATTCGGCCATGTCGTTGATCGCCGTGGACGCTTCGGAAATCTGCTGGGCCTGATGCTCCGAGGCCTGGGCCAGGTGCATGGCGGTGGCCTGGGTTTCCTGCACAGCGGCGGCGACCTGGCCGGCCGTGAGATTGATGGTCGCCACCAGGTCGCGCAACTGGTCCACCGAATAGTTGATCGAGTCGGCGATGGTGCCTGTGAAGTCTTCCGTCACCGAGGCTGTCACCGTCAGGTCGCCGTCGGCGAGATCTTCGATTTCATCGAGCAGGCGCATGATCGCGTTCTGGTTGCGCTCGTTTTTTTCAGCGGTTTCGCGCAGTTGGCGATTGGTTTCACGAACCATC
Proteins encoded:
- a CDS encoding methyl-accepting chemotaxis protein; translated protein: MTKAKAGKPMEGSRSRSQIIVLFIALIIFIMLLFANFAYLNTQATYDKQYIGHAGELRVLSQRIAKNATEAAAGKAAAFKLLSDARNDFAQRWGYLKKGDPSTGLPAAPSVVRPEMRTVQQDWDRLLKNTDAILSSEQTVLSLHQVAATLAETVPQLQVEYEKVVETLLQRGAPATQVALAQRQSLLAERILGAVNTVLSGDESSQQAADVFGRDAAQFGKVLNGMLQGDPALKVSQVEDRDARARLLEISELFEFVSGSVDEILETSPELFKVREAATNIFGLSQTLLDEASQLANRFENLAGGRDTDTIGGYVLGLAALMSIILIGLVMVRETNRQLRETAEKNERNQNAIMRLLDEIEDLADGDLTVTASVTEDFTGTIADSINYSVDQLRDLVATINLTAGQVAAAVQETQATAMHLAQASEHQAQQISEASTAINDMAESIDQVSANAAESSAVAERSVEIANKGNEVVHNTIHGMDNIREQIQDTAKRIKRLGESSQEIGDIVSLIDDIADQTNILALNAAIQASMAGDAGRGFAVVADEVQRLAERSSAATRQIETLVRAIQTDTNEAVISMEQTTTEVVRGARLAQDAGVALEEIEGVSKTLAALIQSISNAAQQQTSSAGQISLTMNVIQQITTQTSSGSSATAESIGNLAKMASQLRRSVSGFTLPAAKAQVVDKA